From Zerene cesonia ecotype Mississippi chromosome 13, Zerene_cesonia_1.1, whole genome shotgun sequence, the proteins below share one genomic window:
- the LOC119831565 gene encoding pre-rRNA-processing protein TSR1 homolog: MQQAHRPGNLKQSNKAHKSKHRSKRGIAAAVKGKVNVKEFVRRNRHVLKKDERRHQALQIRKNKREEVLTKKRALGGNRNPPFLVCMVPLNSQLDVQSALVILKTCSEGAIVTHANNGIVHIGLPNFKQRFSFICPEIENDFSLLDALKIADTVLFVCSALEPIDAWGEKALALAMAQGMPTPVVVAMDIEGVHPKKRTTEKQNVQKLISKWLPDEKIMQLDKNSDGLNVLRRIGNQKRNIIHHREKRPYMLAEEEDYIKDAEGETGTLKLTGYLRGMPLNVNGLIHITGLGDFQMSRIDGLDDPHPLSVVKENVKSDAMDAEVTKVTILQTADPAKQESLVAENVPDPMDAEQTWPTEEEIEEANKDTKRKVKKVPKGWSDYQAAWIVESDAEGDDGSDDESAEEDGNEEFMSCEESDSEQEDGEDNDFESVAESEAGPTDEKYDATIDAEEEHEMLKKLAAAKEDRQFPDEVDTPQEIPARERFNRYRGLESFRTSSWDPKENLPADFARIFQFENYDRTRKRVFKELEESLVNMYGYYITIHVKNVRQDLWKAFRTANPNAPLSVFGLLPHEHKMSLMNVVLKRTGASEEPIQSKERLIFQVGYRRFIVNPIFSQHTNGSKHKYERFFQPASTCVASFYAPIQFSPSSVLCFKEKKNTKLQLVASGVLLSCNPDRLNIKRIILSGHPYKVNKKSAVIRFMFFNRDDVLYFKPCKLRTKYGRTGHIKEPLGTHGHMKCVFDGQIKSQDTILLNLYKRMFPKWNYEDCIVTDRDWKSSEAMTE; encoded by the exons ATGCAGCAAGCTCATCGTCCAGGAAATCTGAAGCAGAGTAATAAGGCTCACAAATCTAAACATAGATCCAAGCGTGGTATAGCTGCCGCAGTTAAAG gTAAGGTGAACGTGAAAGAATTTGTGCGTCGCAATCGTCACGTTCTGAAGAAAGATGAACGTCGTCACCAAGCCCTGCAAATTCGCAAGAATAAGCGAGAGGAAGTGTTGACCAAAAAACGTGCGCTTGGTGGAAATCGCAATCCACCTTTCCTTGTCTGTATGGTGCCACTGAATAGTCAGCTTGATGTCCAGTCAGCTCTTGTCATCTTAAAAACATGTTCTGAAGGTGCTATTGTTACCCATGCTAATAACGGAATTGTTCACATTGG TTTACCTAACTTCAAACAGCGGTTCTCTTTCATTTGCCctgaaattgaaaatgacTTTAGCCTCCTTGATGCATTAAAAATTGCAGACACAGTACTATTTGTGTGTTCAGCATTAGAGCCAATAGATGCATGGGGTGAAAAGGCTTTAGCTTTAGCAATGGCACAAGGAATGCCAACACCAGTAGTAGTTGCCATGGATATAGAAGGTGTTCACCCTAAGAAAAGGACAACTGAAAAGCAAAACGTACAAAAGCTCATATCAAAATGGCTGCCTGATGAAAAGATCATGCAATTAGACAAAAATTCTGATGGACTTAATGTGCTTCGTAGAATTGGTAATCAAAAGCGCAATATTATACATCACAGAGAAAAGAGACCATATATGTTAGCAGAGGAAGAAGATTACATAAAAGATGCAGAAGGAGAAACTGGTACATTAAAATTGACTGGTTATCTTAGAGGAATGCCTCTTAATGTAAATGgcttaatacatataacagGTTTAGGGGACTTCCAAATGTCTAGAATTGATGGCTTAGATGATCCACACCCCCTAAGTGTGGTAAAGGAAAATGTTAAATCAGATGCAATGGATGCTGAAGTGACTAAagtaacaattttacaaacagCAGATCCAGCTAAACAAGAAAGCTTAGTTGCTGAAAATGTACCAGATCCAATGGACGCAGAACAGACATGGCCGACAGAGGAAGAAATTGAAGAAGCAAATAAAGATACAAAGAGGAAAGTGAAAAAAGTACCTAAGGGTTGGTCAGATTACCAAGCAGCTTGGATCGTTGAATCCGATGCTGAAGGCGATGATGGTTCTGATGACGAAAGTGCTGAAGAAGATGGTAATGAAGAGTTTATGTCCTGTGAAGAATCTGATTCTGAACAAGAAGACGGGGAAGATAACGATTTTGAATCAGTGGCAGAGTCGGAAGCTGGGCCCACAGATGAAAAATACGATGCTACTATCGACGCGGAGGAAGAGcatgaaatgttaaaaaaactagctgcagCCAAGGAAGATAGGCAGTTCCCAGATGAAGTAGATACTCCACAAGAAATACCAGCAAGGGAAAGGTTTAATAGGTACAGAGGATTAGAATCATTCAGGACATCATCATGGGATCCTAAAGAGAATCTACCTGCTGATTTCGCGCGCATTTTCCAGTTTGAAAATTACGATCGTACAAGGAAGAGGGTTTTCAAAGAACTTGAGGAAAGTCTTGTAAATATG taTGGTTACTACATAACAATCCATGTGAAAAATGTTCGGCAAGATCTCTGGAAGGCTTTTCGTACGGCTAATCCCAATGCACCTCTTTCTGTGTTTGGTCTCCTACCCCATGAACACAAGATGTCTCTGATGAATGTTGTGTTGAAACGCACAGGAGCCAGCGAAGAACCAATACAGAGCAAGGAACGGCTTATATTCCAAGTGGGATATAGGAGGTTTATAGTCAATCCTATTTTTAGTCAACATACAAATGGGAGTAAACACaag tatgaAAGATTCTTCCAGCCGGCATCTACGTGCGTCGCATCATTTTATGCTCCAATTCAATTTAGTCCTTCTTCTGTTCTCTGCTTTAAG GAGAAAAAGAACACAAAGCTGCAGCTGGTAGCATCTGGAGTTCTGCTCTCTTGTAATCCCGACAGATTGAACATTAAGAGAATTATACTGTCTGGTCATCCATACAAG gTCAACAAAAAGTCAGCCGTCATTCGTTTTATGTTCTTCAACAGAGATGATGTGCTATATTTCAAACCTTGTAAACTAAGGACTAAGTATGGGCGAACGGGACATATTAAGGAGCCATTGG gTACTCACGGCCATATGAAATGCGTGTTTGACGGGCAAATAAAATCTCAGGACacaattttgttgaatttatataaacgaaTGTTCCCCAAATGGAACTATGAAGATTGTATTGTTACGGATAGAGATTGGAAGAGTAGCGAAGCTATGAcagaataa
- the LOC119831563 gene encoding dnaJ homolog dnj-5 → MARSPKDDPRFTDTAWNYQCETGEKCGLNDNKGPIAPNTNIINDSLYTNPNFATDVYKNQYNMQTADCAPNKEENVPYNSMPNVNRMQRQNYGNAMLNLGNGQLVRVFYDENNQQLIFPMSGQYELFSSNQGLCDVPLQTAQPPHMFTLNQDFTMGHNNLQTSTATIQNAVYNQEGMTQASNQPTSNFLKEVLGNWEPNSSGTYSPFGQNYPLNHPDAPSLNILPHTHINDINTPIKPDHSPKRNENSPLAETNIKKRIVAEVKPMRPSYSDVLSKNTKSTQGETTNKMKPQNNLEKKPNNKQHSKTDKPLNNVKLQNNDNKNRNEKIQNNNISSGSDSGDINTDDNEKCQKPTNKKSKNKRNNMSRKWSSLDDVTNEDELTPNQENESQFVFIKNQPEKQKKEKKVERTKACDKNVEEEYKDDDEKSQFVLQDGQNDLKAKKKKEIRSYHKAKPVQDKKKTTQTKVRRNKPGYIGLAQNYLEHWGGATWKALVWFLYLLSDVCHMSLHLSFDLCTSVFTQSYVSCQTVWRSSKEWLSKLRDNKYLTYIDRKFGHTRFAFWRRLKWFRKDKDWDSDNESSKLNTNIPLPATGEEAMKRLLACQGKDPYSILGVSESCTDEEIKRYYRRQAFLVHPDKNQQPGAEEAFKILQHAFDLIGEPERRDEYERKAQESRHVEAAWSEFSDLIAQLHDKMEFAANTIRCTNCGRRHKRVATDRPCYAARYCAQCKIRHSAKEGDIWAESSMWGLLVMYYACMDGAVYQITEWATCQKKNLKQLRADCHIVQYRIVLGNKAAAADVNQRPSTGHDPNLEEFLNNLYNKSGVFPNTANPKQAPTDNAEAKKRRNKKPKA, encoded by the exons atggcaAGGTCGCCGAAGGATGATCCGAGATTTACGGATACTGCATGGAACTATCAATGTGAAACCGGTGAAAAATGTGGCCTGAATGATAATAAAGGTCCAATTGCAcctaatacaaacataataaacgaCAGTTTGTATACAAACCCCAATTTCGCAACTGATGTTTACAAGAACCAATACAATATGCAAACGGCAGACTGCGCTCCCAATAAGGAGGAAAATGTACCATATAACTCGATGCCGAATGTCAACCGTATGCAACGGCAAAATTACGGTAATGCAATGCTTAATTTAGGCAATGGTCAACTAGTACGAGTGTTTTATGATGAAAACAATCAGCAATTGATATTCCCTATGTCTGGTCAGTATGAATTGTTTAGTAGTAACCAGGGTCTTTGTGACGTACCATTGCAAACTGCTCAACCCCCTCACATGTTTACTCTGAACCAAGACTTTACTATGGGTCATAACAACTTGCAAACATCAACAGCCACAATACAAAATGCTGTTTACAATCAAGAAGGAATGACTCAAGCATCAAATCAACCTACTTCTAACTTCTTAAAGGAAGTTTTAGGCAATTGGGAGCCTAACTCAAGTGGCACTTATTCACCATTTGGGCAAAATTACCCTTTGAATCATCCTGATGCTCCATCCTTGAATATTTTGCCTCACACCCATATCAATGACATCAATACCCCAATTAAACCAGACCATTCTCCAAAGAGAAATGAGAATAGTCCCTTAGCTGAAACAAACATAAAGAAACGCATAGTAGCTGAGGTAAAACCAATGCGTCCAAGCTACTCAGATGTTCTCTCTAAGAATACTAAGTCAACTCAAGGGGaaactacaaataaaatgaaaccacagaataatttagaaaagaaaccaaacaacaaacaacattCTAAAACTGATAAACCCTTGAATAATGTGAAACTACAGAACAATGATAACAAAAACAGAAATGAAAAGATtcaaaacaacaatatatcTTCTGGAAGCGACTCAGGGGATATTAATACCGATGATAATGAGAAGTGCCAAAaaccaacaaataaaaaatctaaaaataaacgcaACAATATGTCTCGCAAGTGGTCATCACTGGACGATGTCACCAATGAAGATGAGCTAACTCCAAATCAAGAGAATGAGAGTCAATTTGTGTTCATAAAAAACCAACCTGagaaacaaaagaaagagaaaaagGTTGAGAGGACCAAGGCTTGCGATAAAAATGTTGAAGAAGAGTACaaagatgatgatgagaaGTCCCAATTTGTGCTTCAAGACGGGCAGAACGACCTCAAGGCCAAGAAGAAGAAGGAAATTCGAAGCTACCATAAAGCAAAACCAGTGCAggataaaaagaaaaccacACAAACAAAAGTGCGTAGGAACAAGCCTGGTTATATAGGCCTCGCTCAAAACTATTTGGAGCACTGGGGAGGGGCAACTTGGAAAGCACTTGTGTGGTTTTTGTACTTGCTATCTGATGTTTGCCACATGAGCCTTCATCTTTCTTTTGACTT ATGCACCTCTGTATTTACGCAGTCATACGTGAGTTGCCAAACAGTATGGCGCAGTAGCAAGGAATGGCTCTCCAAACTTCGCGACAACAAATATTTGACGTATATTGACAGGAAATTCGGACACACACGTTTCGCGTTCTGGCGACGACTGAAATGGTTTAGAAAAG ATAAAGATTGGGATAGTGACAATGAATCAAGCAAGCTTAACACAAACATACCACTGCCTGCCACTGGAGAAGAAGCTATGAAGAGATTACTGGCATGCCAAGGAAAGGACCCATATAG CATTTTAGGTGTGAGTGAATCGTGTACGGATGAAGAAATCAAACGCTACTACCGCCGGCAAGCTTTCCTCGTTCATCCTGATAAAAACCAGCAACCCGGAGCCGAAGAGGCCTTCAAGATACTGCAGCACGCTTTCGACCTTATTGGAGAGCCG GAGCGTCGCGATGAATACGAGAGGAAGGCGCAGGAGTCGCGCCACGTGGAGGCGGCGTGGAGCGAGTTCAGCGACCTCATCGCGCAGCTGCACGACAAGATGGAGTTTGCCGCCAATACTATCAG ATGCACAAATTGCGGGCGGCGGCACAAGCGCGTGGCGACGGACCGGCCGTGCTACGCGGCGCGGTACTGCGCGCAGTGCAAGATACGACACTCCGCTAAAGAG GGTGACATCTGGGCCGAATCTAGTATGTGGGGTTTGCTCGTCATGTATTACGCATGTATGGACGGCGCCGTGTATCAAATAACCGAGTGGGCCACTTGTCAG AAGAAAAACCTGAAGCAACTGCGAGCGGACTGTCACATAGTACAGTATCGGATCGTGCTCGGGAACAAGGCGGCGGCAGCTGATGTCAACCAGAGGCCATCTACTgg ACACGATCCAAATCTCGAAGAATTTTTGAACAATTTGTACAACAAGTCTGGCGTATTTCCCAACACTGCCAACCCAAAACAAGCTCCCACCGACAACGCGGAAGCGAAGAAACGACGCAATAAAAAACCTAAAgcttaa